The following are encoded together in the Xiphophorus hellerii strain 12219 chromosome 3, Xiphophorus_hellerii-4.1, whole genome shotgun sequence genome:
- the LOC116716431 gene encoding carcinoembryonic antigen-related cell adhesion molecule 5-like: MFQPLFVVVVVFIGLSNGVGVLPDGPLIASVGGTVTFTTNLNPTETPFTLVNWQFDPGSRPQFIIISQTTGDTTAPEYEGRITLFRSTGSLELRNLKLSDSGEYIVSIQDGINQLIGRTILNVYEPVSNVNVSLLSSDLIEFNSSVSLFCSSSGSFLSFLWMKDGSEVTASDRVQINTNEENSTLTIVNVTRNDKGSYTCHVSNLVSSVISDPVKISVSYGPDNVQIEVYPSKEHHVKESDINLTCSADSSPSAEYQWFLNGDKLTSSGPLLRLMNIQMNQSGNYICQAFNSKTLISQTSEPSPVSVHERVSNVKVTQDVTHLIEFNGSVSFSCSSNGSSLSFLWMNSSSQITTSDRVQITDGGSKLTIVNVTRYDHGSYSCDVSNPVSSAKSFPVNISVSYGPEKVNLESPFQNYPEGLNISLSCSAESRPTATFDWFFNGNVLSGSGSELELLNMAPLQKELTYADVRFSKNKKPVQAQWESDNPSSTYADIRVNRN; the protein is encoded by the exons ATGTTTCAACCGCTTTTTGTCGTGGTTGTGGTTTTTATAG GTTTATCTAATGGAGTTGGTGTGTTACCAGATGGTCCTCTGATTGCCTCTGTTGGAGGGACAGTAACATTCACAACAaacttgaatccaacagaaacACCATTTACGTTGGTCAACTGGCAGTTTGATCCTGGTTCAAGACCTCAATTCATAATTATATCACAGACAACTGGAGACACAACTGCACCAGAATATGAAGGCAGGATCACTCTCTTCAGATCAACTGGATCTCTGGAACTCAGGAATCTGAAACTCAGTGACAGTGGAGAGTACATAGTAAGCATTCAAGATGGAATAAATCAACTGATAGGACGCACCATACTGAATGTTTATG aaccagtctccAATGTAAATGTCTCCCTGCTAAGTTCAGACTTGATTGAGTTCAACAGCTCTGTCAGTCTGTTCTGCTCCTCCTCTGGatcttttctctccttcctctggATGAAAGACGGCTCTGAGGTCACAGCCAGTGACAGAGTTCAGATCAacacaaatgaagaaaactcCACTCTGACAATAGTAAATGTGACCCGAAATGACAAGGGATCATACACCTGCCATGTGTCTAATCTTGTCAGTTCTGTCATCAGTGATCCAGTAAAAATCTCTGTTAGTT ATGGTCCAGATAATGTACAAATAGAAGTGTATCCATCTAAGGAACATCATGTGAAAGAATCAGACATTAATCTGACCTGTTCTGCTGACTCATCACCTTCTGCTGAATAtcagtggtttctgaatggagACAAGCTGACCAGTAGCGGTCCATTGCTCAGACTGATGAATATCCAGATGAATCAGAGTGGAAACTACATCTGTCAGGCCTTTAATAGCAAAACTCTGATATCTCAAACATCTGAACCTTCGCCTGTCTCTGTTCATG AGCGAGTCTCTAATGTAAAGGTTACTCAAGACGTTACCCACTTGATTGAGTTCAATGGGTCTGTCAGTTTCTCCTGCTCCTCCAATGGAtcttctctctccttcctctggATGAACAGCAGCTCTCAGATCACAACCAGTGACAGAGTTCAGATCACTGATGGAGGATCCAAGCTGACTATAGTCAATGTGACCAGATATGATCATGGATCTTACAGCTGTGATGTGTCCAATCCTGTCAgcagtgccaagagttttcctGTAAACATCTCTGTCAGCT ATGGTCCAGAGAAAGTCAACTTAGAATCACCTTTTCAGAATTATCCAGAAGGGTTGAACATCAGTTTGTCTTGTTCAGCTGAGTCCAGACCTACTGCCACTTTTGATTGGTTCTTTAATGGAAATGTTCTATCCGGTTCTGGATCTGAGCTTGAACTCCTCAAT ATGGCACCTCTACAGAAG GAGCTAACCTACGCAGATGTCAGGTTTTCTAAGAACAAGAAACCTGTTCAAGCCCAGTGGGAATCAGACAACCCCTCATCAACCTACGCTGACATCAGGGTCAACAGAAACTAA